The genomic stretch TACAGGTTGTGGCTTCTCCTAGGCTTCCCTCAGACTTATACAAACATGTACCAGCTGATATCTAATCTTTTTTTTTCATACTGCAATGTTGCTGTTTTTCAAATTGTCGAGTAAATTTCTTGTGGGATTTATTTCGACCATTGTGTCATATGTTACTATGATTGGAATACAATGTAAGGAACTATGGAAGACTCATGACAAATTTGACTTTGTCCCTTCAGATTTTGGATTGATGTCTGCATAATTTTATCAGATTCTGCTATATGATATTGACTATAGATTTGTAGACGTAATAtctaattattcataaaatatgaaaGGCAAGTTACATTATTACATATGCATCTCAATTTGTCCGTATACGTATTATATTGTAACCATTTACATGTATACAATTATGCACAGAAAATGTTCACAGAACAGCAAGTTTTTCATGAGTAACCGCAGCATCACTCCACTTATATCAATAAATATAAAGCTGGCCAATTCATTCAGGAGTGATCTTGTTCCATCCAGCTCATATAAAACCTTCCTCCTTGTTTTTTATTTACCTCAACCCTTAACCTTTCTTCTTTGACTCCCCTGCTTACCTTCAGAAGCAAGTTAAACTTGACATGATCTTCAATGACCTGCATTTTTAGCAGAAAAATGTTGATCAAGTAAGGTCAAATACATTAAAAGGAATAGAAACGGGTCTGTTGGAAGGAAGAGAAGTAACGAAAGAAATGGGCAGGGATGTACAACCACAAGAGATTCAACCAAATCTCGAGTGGAGGCCAGCAATTAATAAAAGTTAACAGATATGACTGCTCACCTTGGTTTTGGCTCGAACAATGTCCATGAGTTCATACGGCGACAGAGAGTTGGACCTCCGTGTAATGGACTTCACAGCATAATTAGCAGCATCTTTGACATTGGGATCGTGATTTGGAACTTCATGCCATCCTAATTGGTGTCCCTCTGAATTAAAATTGGTACAATTTCTCATAAACAACCATTGaagtttaaaagaaatttaaGACAATATCCTTTCGGAGCAACAACTAGGATAGCAAAATCAGTAAAAGCAATTGCAAAATAATAGTTATTAAGATGAGGAATgaaaacaaacaaatatgaacacCCATATCAACATAAGGTACACACTAACAAACTACCTTTGGCTTGTTATATAGCCAAACAGCCACATATATCTGATCCATACTGCATTGAAAGTGCATGAAAAATAAAAGGGAGAGATTATAGTACTCCATAGTTTCTTATCTACAATCAATAAAAGCTATGGGGCTTAGCTCATGAACATCATAAAGAAAAAGCAGAGAGGAAAGAGTGGCAGTAAGACCATCAACCCAATTTCATAGTCTTCTAAGTGGCAGAGTGATAGGGACTTCGGTATTACCGAGTCTCACATCGGGTAGTATCGTGCCTCACATCGGGGGCAGAAAGGGTCAAGTAAAATGTCAGTGCAACCAGTAATCACTGCGACGTCAGCTCTCAGGGGGAATGTTGTGATAGGGACAATTCTTTCCACTCCATCCTTCctttttttcaaagccctcccctcccttacCCTCCAAATTCCCAAACAAAGCAAAGCCCAAGGAAACATATAAAACTATGCAACCCTTTTTACTTTTCAATTTTCATAGAACCCTAAATTTGCTACCATCCTGTATTGATCACTAAAGTTTCCCCTTTTGTTATTTGCTAATTAAAAGGGCTTATAAAGTTGAATCGACAAGAAAAGGTGCGAGAAAAGGCCGAGGAAGAAAATTCTAAAAATGTAAATTCATGAGCAGATATAAGCAGAAAATCACCTTGCTTAACACGCTGATCAGATTTTGTAAACGGAGATATGACACGCGCAAGTTTGAATTCTTGCAACTGCTTGAAGTTCATCCATGGCTTCACCCAAATTTTGGCTTCATATATCCTCCTCTTTCCGGCATCAACTGCTTCTAAGGTAAGAGTATATACTTTACCAGCCACAACCTGTTCTTTGGCTTTCAACACCTTAACAAACTCAAGAAGCGCATTCTGCATAGAACAAATACATCTATAAATAaacttttatttaataatttcttGCATTTCAATCTCTTCTGAACCGACAAAGGGAATTTAATCTATTTTGTATGCTCTATTAAATCAAAAAACCTAGTTTACAAAATTCATATCAACAAATCATTATCAAACCAAAG from Vicia villosa cultivar HV-30 ecotype Madison, WI unplaced genomic scaffold, Vvil1.0 ctg.000025F_1_1, whole genome shotgun sequence encodes the following:
- the LOC131622233 gene encoding cysteine proteinase inhibitor 12-like, whose product is MMKFHSIFFAIFLTLFGLYDLGLCTQQHDDNNIRIKMGAGEESPNEFAEIESLARFAVQQHNNKENALLEFVKVLKAKEQVVAGKVYTLTLEAVDAGKRRIYEAKIWVKPWMNFKQLQEFKLARVISPFTKSDQRVKQEGHQLGWHEVPNHDPNVKDAANYAVKSITRRSNSLSPYELMDIVRAKTKVIEDHVKFNLLLKVSRGVKEERLRVEVNKKQGGRFYMSWMEQDHS